In Rattus norvegicus strain BN/NHsdMcwi chromosome 1, GRCr8, whole genome shotgun sequence, a genomic segment contains:
- the Mrgprd gene encoding mas-related G-protein coupled receptor member D, with the protein MNYTPYSSPAPGLTISPTMDPVTWVYFSVTFLAMATCVCGIVGNSMVIWLLSFHRVQRSPFCTYVLNLAVADLLFLLCMASLLSLETGPLLTASTSARVYEGMKRIKYFAYTAGLSLLTAISTQRCLSVLFPIWYKCHRPQHLSGVVCGVLWALALLMNFLASFFCVQFWHPDKYQCFKVDMVFNSLILGIFMPVMVLTSAIIFIRMRKNSLLQRRQPRRLYVVILTSVLVFLTCSLPLGINWFLLYWVELPQAVRLLYVCSSRFSSSLSSSANPVIYFLVGSQKSHRLQESLGAVLGRALQDEPEGRETPSTCTNDGV; encoded by the coding sequence ATGAACTACACTCCTTATAGCAGCCCAGCCCCAGGTCTGACCATCAGCCCCACCATGGACCCTGTGACCTGGGTTTACTTTTCAGTGACATTCCTGGCCATGGCCACCTGTGTGTGTGGGATAGTGGGCAACTCCATGGTGATTTGGCTACTGAGTTTCCACAGGGTGCAGAGGTCCCCCTTCTGCACCTACGTGCTCAACCTGGCGGTGGCCgacctcctcttcctgctctgcaTGGCCTCCCTGCTCAGTCTGGAAACAGGGCCCCTGCTCACAGCCAGCACCTCCGCCAGAGTCTACGAGGGGATGAAGAGAATCAAGTACTTTGCCTACACAGCAGGCCTGAGCCTGCTGACGGCCATCAGCACCCAGCGCTGTCTCTCCGTGCTTTTCCCCATCTGGTATAAGTGCCACCGGCCCCAGCACCTGTCGGGGGTGGTATGTGGTGTGCTGTGGGCACTGGCCCTCCTGATGAACTTCCTGGCTTCTTTCTTCTGTGTTCAATTCTGGCATCCCGACAAATACCAGTGCTTCAAGGTGGACATGGTTTTCAACAGTCTTATCCTGGGGATCTTCATGCCCGTCATGGTCCTGACCAGCGCCATCATCTTCATCCGCATGCGAAAGAACAGCCTGCTGCAGAGACGGCAGCCTCGGCGGCTCTACGTGGTCATCCTGACTTCCGTCCTTGTCTTCCTTACCTGTTCTCTGCCGTTGGGCATCAACTGGTTCTTACTCTACTGGGTGGAACTGCCGCAGGCCGTGAGGCTCCTGTACGTCTGCTCATCACGCTTCTCCTCGTCTTTGAGCAGCAGCGCCAACCCAGTCATCTACTTCCTCGTGGGCAGCCAGAAGAGCCACCGGCTGCAGGAGTCTCTGGGTGCTGTGCTGGGGCGGGCACTTCAGGACGAGCCTGAAGGCAGGGAGACGCCATCCACATGTACTAATGATGGGGTCTGA